The sequence CTTTCTGATTTCTGTTTCAGTTCTATCCTGGTATCAGCAGTTGGATTCAGATATACAACATGCTTTTTCGGCAGCTGTTTGACGCCATTGCTCCATCTAATGGGATTATTTTTATAAGCCTCTTGCATGGCCTCATTCCGCTTTTTTACAATATCTGGATATTCGCCGTTTCTGACCTGCATAGGCGTAATGTAGTGCAATCCCGAGTGTTTATGAGATCCGTTATATGAATGAACAAAATCGGCGAACCATGCTCTAGCACCGGTAATAGTCTTGAACTTTCCCGGATAGGAAACATGAGTTTTCAACGTCTTGAACCACGACTCTATAAAAGGGTTGTCATCGCTCACACGAGGTCTGGAATAACTATTGGAAATACCCAGATCATAGAATAGAGCCATCAGCGACATTCCCTTCATGGGATTACCGTTGTCAGAATGTACAAAGACATTCGGATAGCCGTTTTCTTCAAACGCAGTCTGAAAAAGTTCTCTGGCATATTCGTCGTCTTCCCTGTCGTGTATGGAC is a genomic window of Spirochaeta isovalerica containing:
- a CDS encoding IS3 family transposase; the protein is MRLEAVKLIREANRCGARLVKACDTLEISISTFERWRSGKITDTRKGAPKVVARKLSQEEQQSIIDISCSNEYKDENPYKIVASLLNKGTYIASESSFYRVLREAGLIRHRGNTRPRKSHNKPPELVATGPNQVWTWDITWLRTDIHGIFYFAYTIIDIWDRSIVKWSIHDREDDEYARELFQTAFEENGYPNVFVHSDNGNPMKGMSLMALFYDLGISNSYSRPRVSDDNPFIESWFKTLKTHVSYPGKFKTITGARAWFADFVHSYNGSHKHSGLHYITPMQVRNGEYPDIVKKRNEAMQEAYKNNPIRWSNGVKQLPKKHVVYLNPTADTRIELKQKSE